TCATGGTCATGTGACTTCTGTACATGATGTCATTACTTCCAGTCAGATGGTTCCCAAAGTCCATGggttccccttagcagaaaaaggtatcgtttttttacatttttgtgtttttttggaagATTGGAAGATACCTTCACACTTTAATGCCTCTAGTGTTGTCTAATTTTCCAAAAAAGGTATAAAGAAAGGCAAAGGGACGCAGCGGTGATGGTAATCAGGACCATCCTCTCGCGGTCCCGTCCTTCTTGCCTTCCGCTATCTTCTTCCTTAGTTTTCGGCTCGTCCGCCTCCCTGGTATTTTTCCTCGCTCTGCTCCTCAAGGCGTCGTCATTGCCTCCCATAAGGTCCACACCTGGTTCCTCGCTGAACTGAAGGTTGAAGTGACTGACACTTTTACTTCCATAGCTGTTCTCCTCCGGCTGATGTGATGAGGATTGGACGGGTCTCCCGGTACGGACAGGGCTGTAGGTGTAGTCGTTCTCCTCAGGGCTTCTTCTGTCCTGGGTCTTCATGTCTTGGTTACTCGGAGTACTCCTAGAGGGAGCCTTACCCCGTGTCATGGATGAAGGAGAAGGCCGGACGTTCACGTTATTGGATTCACCAGTCTCGGTGCAGTCACTGATTTCAAGTACAACAGGACCGGACATGGGTGACAACTCTCCACCTTCATCTCCGACATGCCCAAGACCTAGTGTAGACGTCAAGACTCCGGGTTTACTCAGATATTCCTCTTCGGAATTGTTGTCCAGCGGTCTGCAAGACGAGCCTGTAGGAAACTAGAAGAACAGAAGAATAACCTTTATGTAAAATAAGAATAAGAAGGAAAGAAGTAAAGGAAACTGTCAGCATATTTTTACCATGTGTCAGTTATCGTCTCTCCGGAGATCTGTGTAGCagatgtgttagtagcagcaggactgtgatatatggatttatattcagggtgtgtagcttctccaagagcactgggggggtcctcacactgctgtgctctttactCTTTGCATTGAATTGCTGTATAGCCTTTTCTCCTTGCTCTGAGTTACTGCTGTAATATCCATCCAGAGGTTTCCTACAGCTTTtattcagagcagaggggaggcaagaagagcagtgtgaggacatagctactgtgcacttggagaagctgcaatcctggaatttaagCGCATTGTTTCTCTGTATTCTCTATCGTCTatatatctcatctatctatattTCATATCTATCACTCACCTGTTGATTGGCCGGCCgttccctgctcgctcctcctcCGGCGCCCTCTCTGTCTCCACGATGGTGACTTGGATGACTGTCCGGAACGTCTTCATCCTTCATGAGAATAACATTCTATCGATCATATGACTGGATGATTCTGATGAGATTCTTATAATGTGATCTATCTATCACTCACCTGTTGATTGGCCGGCCGTTCCCCGCTCGCTCCTCCTCCGGCGCCCTCTCTGTCTCCAGGATTGTGCCTTGGATGACTGTCCGGAACGTCTTCATCCTTCATGAGAATCACATTCTATCGATCATATGTCTGGATGATTCTGATGGAATCCTAATAGTGTGGTCACCGTATTCCTTTACCACGTTCTGATGTAGGGGCCGAGGACTCGTGTACTTATAGAGGTGACTCGTTATTACAAAATACAGAATATCATTAGACACCATAATGGACGGAGAGTCCCCCGGCTTGTCTAAGGATTGCTGTACTGGTAGAAGTACACtgtgtatatctggtgtttaCCGTGTTTCAGAACTATACAggcgtggctgataacagagagcaatagattcCATTCAATAATAACATAAACTCACCGTCTGTCCATTGCGCTGTCCACCAGCTACAACCCGGGAAGGCACCGGAGCCGCTACCTGGATAAAAACTATTTATATTATACAAATCATATAAAAAACCCTCATTTTATTACCTCGACTACACTCATGAGCAGTGGCTCTGGCTTAGCTTCATTGCCTATTGGAGGCAGCAGTAGTGTAATCGTCCAAGGCTCAGGTAGCGTCTTACTCTTTCCCACATCCTTTACACTGTAGCGCTGCTCAGCAGGGGGACAAGAGatgtatgtacatagggggcagaaataAGGTCAAAACTTTACATGAATGAAGCCACGCCCATTCTCCCATTATGCCCTCCTAGAGTATTGTGCCCCCCTATGGTATAACGCCACCTTGTGGTCTCCATATGGTATAACACCCCCCGGGGATCCTATACCTCCCAACTTTCGTAGAAAAGAAAGAGACACACCCCTTCATTTTTTTGCCCTAAGTCATGCCTTTTGCTCCACCCCTGACTCCACCCCCCACTCAGTATAATTTCAACTCCCCTAaaattgtgtccccagctccctGGTAGTGaggggaagtccggctctttatAATGAGTTGGattattaggctccgctcactataaAGAACCGGCTCTCCTGACTCCTGACTCCCTAGGTAATTACATAAGGAATCATTTTCAGGCAGTCAGCCACCCACCCCAACTCCACTTTTAACTCAAAATGTTCAGGTTAACAGTGGAATGGCCCAAAATAAGAGGCAGGGATACTCGATTCGGGGTGGGGTCATTCACCATAAAGAGCCAACGCGTTCACGACCAACATATCACTACtcagtgtcacattgtagccccctATTATTGTGGCCTccagcatctccccctcatatggtgctcccccagcattttcccctcttattgtgcccccccccccccctgcacctcccCCTCCTATCTTTcctagctctctgcattatcactgtTATCAGCTATGTCGGCGTCTGGATGCACATACCCCACCCCAGGCGGGACAGAGCCCAAAATACTGGACCGTCCAGCTggatccgggatggttgggagatATGTCATCCCAGACTGTATAATCAAGATTTTTTATGGAATGCAGCTCTGGGAGTGATTGGAGAATGAACCCTAGATTAGAAGACATGGTAGGGTCTTACCCTGGGTGTGACAGGATGGTCTCTTTGTTGTTCATATCTCCCGTGGTCCGGTCCAGAACGTACAGAAATATACGCCGGGGTTTGTTCTGAAATCTTCTCCGTCTGTATCATACAGAACAATAGatacatagggggttatttatcattaggcggctccttgcggCAATTCTATGTCTATGTTTGGGGCTCCAGTGCTCATCAGTTTCAGCAAAGTGGTTTTGgccctttaaaaaatgttcttatggtctattttctgtctgggattttttttttttcaaaaagtcccaaaaaagtctcaaaatgcataaaaagtctcatcacatacagtacagtaactATGAGACATTTTGCAAAAGTCTCTAGTCATgactctggctttgcacggtgttgcactagcagtgttTGTTAACGCATTATAAATTCAATTCATTTAAGGAACAGAAATCCATGTAAACATTGGGTTAACATTCCATTTACATCACttttatgtaaattttatgttaACACCTTTGTCAGCACAGTGTAAATGCATTGTTAACGCGATGTAAACTCAATGTAAACGCAACATGTAAACGCACCCTGACACCCTGCCTCCTAAGGCTGATGGGATTCCTTAACGACCAGTGTTTGGATCTACTAACCCACAAATAAGGAAATGCCAAGCCTGGGGAATAGACCCTCCCCTCTCCTCGCTCACCTTGAGCTGCACAGATTCACTCGAGCTTTCCACCCCGCTGTCGCTGCTTGTAGAAGGAATATAAGGGACAGAAATTCGAGTCTCTGGCACCTTATTGGAAAGATTAAAAATAGCATAAAGCTAATGGTTTAATAATGTTTAAAGTTATGGTTCAAGGAGATATTTGACTAACTGTAGCTGGAGGTACGTCCCCAGGGGTCGGATATCCGGGCACCTCTGT
The DNA window shown above is from Engystomops pustulosus chromosome 1, aEngPut4.maternal, whole genome shotgun sequence and carries:
- the MAVS gene encoding mitochondrial antiviral-signaling protein isoform X2: MMGFAEDKFMDYLKKNVTKLKGVNIEELLPHMTCLTDATLEKLHTYVRNQGNRSSVLDFYLNLRGDNWVPTFINALRECGHEELSNTFLEVYSSYLLPKSDHSPHSLPPSLGHNNRQQRQENPQSSSNLQVQMSPPHQDPQPNLLPKPSQKFNQIQPEEEMNRSSWSNQDHEFRSLPAFPTYNPPPPPGTSPSHNVSSPQHSDSGTLEDYTQCRNPIPETSPCQTAAPEVNVDPLQKDETSVSDHPRVAPDPLPGHRLPPSQPAPRTEVPGYPTPGDVPPATVPETRISVPYIPSTSSDSGVESSSESVQLKTEKISEQTPAYISVRSGPDHGRYEQQRDHPVTPRVAAPVPSRVVAGGQRNGQTDEDVPDSHPRHNPGDREGAGGGASGERPANQQDEDVPDSHPSHHRGDREGAGGGASRERPANQQFPTGSSCRPLDNNSEEEYLSKPGVLTSTLGLGHVGDEGGELSPMSGPVVLEISDCTETGESNNVNVRPSPSSMTRGKAPSRSTPSNQDMKTQDRRSPEENDYTYSPVRTGRPVQSSSHQPEENSYGSKSVSHFNLQFSEEPGVDLMGGNDDALRSRARKNTREADEPKTKEEDSGRQEGRDRERMVLITITAASLCLSLYLFWKIRQH
- the MAVS gene encoding mitochondrial antiviral-signaling protein isoform X1, giving the protein MMGFAEDKFMDYLKKNVTKLKGVNIEELLPHMTCLTDATLEKLHTYVRNQGNRSSVLDFYLNLRGDNWVPTFINALRECGHEELSNTFLEVYSSYLLPKSDHSPHSLPPSLGHNNRQQRQENPQSSSNLQVQMSPPHQDPQPNLLPKPSQKFNQIQPEEEMNRSSWSNQDHEFRSLPAFPTYNPPPPPGTSPSHNVSSPQHSDSGTLEDYTQCRNPIPETSPCQTAAPEVNVDPLQKDETSVSDHPRVAPDPLPGHRLPPSQPAPRTEVPGYPTPGDVPPATVPETRISVPYIPSTSSDSGVESSSESVQLKTEKISEQTPAYISVRSGPDHGRYEQQRDHPVTPRVAAPVPSRVVAGGQRNGQTDEDVPDSHPRHNPGDREGAGGGASGERPANQQNVILMKDEDVPDSHPSHHRGDREGAGGGASRERPANQQFPTGSSCRPLDNNSEEEYLSKPGVLTSTLGLGHVGDEGGELSPMSGPVVLEISDCTETGESNNVNVRPSPSSMTRGKAPSRSTPSNQDMKTQDRRSPEENDYTYSPVRTGRPVQSSSHQPEENSYGSKSVSHFNLQFSEEPGVDLMGGNDDALRSRARKNTREADEPKTKEEDSGRQEGRDRERMVLITITAASLCLSLYLFWKIRQH
- the MAVS gene encoding mitochondrial antiviral-signaling protein isoform X3, which codes for MMGFAEDKFMDYLKKNVTKLKGVNIEELLPHMTCLTDATLEKLHTYVRNQGNRSSVLDFYLNLRGDNWVPTFINALRECGHEELSNTFLEVYSSYLLPKSDHSPHSLPPSLGHNNRQQRQENPQSSSNLQVQMSPPHQDPQPNLLPKPSQKFNQIQPEEEMNRSSWSNQDHEFRSLPAFPTYNPPPPPGTSPSHNVSSPQHSDSGTLEDYTQCRNPIPETSPCQTAAPEVNVDPLQKDETSVSDHPRVAPDPLPGHRLPPSQPAPRTEVPGYPTPGDVPPATVPETRISVPYIPSTSSDSGVESSSESVQLKTEKISEQTPAYISVRSGPDHGRYEQQRDHPVTPRVAAPVPSRVVAGGQRNGQTFPTGSSCRPLDNNSEEEYLSKPGVLTSTLGLGHVGDEGGELSPMSGPVVLEISDCTETGESNNVNVRPSPSSMTRGKAPSRSTPSNQDMKTQDRRSPEENDYTYSPVRTGRPVQSSSHQPEENSYGSKSVSHFNLQFSEEPGVDLMGGNDDALRSRARKNTREADEPKTKEEDSGRQEGRDRERMVLITITAASLCLSLYLFWKIRQH